Genomic DNA from Vanrija pseudolonga chromosome 3, complete sequence:
CCAATGTCGGCACGACTCTCGGTCCGACATGGAGCTCCGCGACAACGTAGCCGACCTTTAGCGGCACGGACCTTGCTGGTGTAATGTTGCATCGGATCGCGTCCACACAACATTGATATGCGCGCGTGCCAGCCATACACGCCCAATGCACACCTCTACGCGTCTTCTGGGTGCCAGTGCGCGACCTCACCTCGCACACGTCCTAGTCCCAGTcctcaatgtcgtcgtcttccAACCACCCGAGTTCTTCCTTGTCCTTCGCgtccgtgtccgtgtccCAGTGCGACGCCTCTGGTGCACCAAGACCGTCCTCCCCAGCCATTTCGACATCCAGAGGGTCATTATCGCCGACCTGGTCCTCCTCCCTCAACTCCACACCTCCGCGAACCGGCGCGTTCGAGAAGGGTGGCAGGACGAGGGGTTGCACTGATGCAGGAAGCAGTGGCCCTGGTCGATCAGACAAATCCCACTTCACAACTCACGTTTTGAAAGCGTCTGCACCTTGACGGCCATAGGCACCAATTCCCTCGCAAGAATGTCCTTGGACATGAGGCCGCCCCATGGCACAGCGTTTTCGTCATGAACGAGGCCGTCTGCCCAGTCGACACTGGAAGCCACCGCCTTCTTTGCAAAGTGTCCCCTTGCTACCTCTAGCAGCGACGCGTTGCTCCTCTCCAGGCGGTACGAGTCGAAGAACTGGGGTTTCGTGACCTTCTGGTTCGCCCTGGCGTTGTCAGTGCTGTGTCTAGGAGATTTGATGTCAACACCCACCGAATGACTGGAGACGGCAGCCCCATCAGTGACCCGCGGACAGTCAGATGAAGGGCGTAGGCGATGGCTTGAGGGCTTGACTGCCACTGTAAGGTCGTCAGCTGAGGATCTGAGTGACTGGCTAGCCCACAATATCATCATCAGTTCGCATAACGTCTGCAGTGCAGAACGAGTCGAGGATGTCGCTGAGCTCGTCCACTTCGCCGCAAAACGACGGGATGTTGGAATGGATCCAGAGGGCGAAGGTGGACGCATCGATGGGAATGGTGCCAGCAAAGGACTGGGCATCAGTATTGGGGCCCCCAACGCTACTCACCTCCATTTGGACCATCGACTTGGACCTCTCATAATCCTCAAGATGCTCAGGTAATGGGTCATCAGGGGGCAGTTTCCTGATGACATCAAGCTCCTCTGCATCTTCCTGGTCCGCTTTGGGATCGCCCAGTCCTAATCATCAGCAATGACTAACACGCTACACTCACGCTTGTTGTAAAACACCTTTCCCAGCGCATGAAAGAGATTCAGTGACTGTTCACGCCGCGTTACTGCGTCAAGGCTGGGTGTCAGCGCCACTCTCCTGCAAGCACTCACGCAGCCCGAATCTCCTCGCTGACGTCTATCTTTGCCCCCTTGCCGCCACGACTACCACGTCCAGTCGCCTTGGCCGGCTTCCCGTCACCGTTGGTCTTACTCTTCTTCGCGTTCTTAAGACTTCGACCTGTGCAGAGCACCTGGAGGGAGTTGATAGACGACCGGAGGTCGCCATTCGAGGACTGAGCAATGAGTTGCACCGCTCCTGGAGACGGTCGTTTCGCAGCGTCCGATATTGCGAGCCCAAGGACGCGGTTGAGCGCCTTCGTGACAAAGGTGggtgcgaggaggaggaaacTGGCGTCAGCATGGCCAGTATAGCCTACTcactcgacctcggcacaCCATGGCCCTAGTTTGACGTCGTTCCCCACAACGTCCGCTGAACTCTCACGGCCGCCACGCTCCCGATCCATCCAGCTCTCCTCCGCCCGTCCACCAGAGCCCGAGTCACTGTGCACGATTATGAGCGGACAGCTCGACGAGTTGAACGTTTGGCACAGGCTCAGAAGGGTCGCGTGGAATGCTTCTCGAGTGGGTAGGTGCCCTAGATTCGGGAGTGAAGTCATGAGCATtgctcgcggccgcctggTGGCGGCTTGCGACGAGCCTGCCGCCGAGAGATCCAACGTTGGGTAGGCGTGACGCGAGATGAAGGACACGAGCTTTGCAATCTGAGACTCGTGATCTGATGTCAGCTTCTATATGGGGTCAGCAGCTTACCGAATGGCGATGATCCAAAGCTCCTCTCCTCGACACCCTCATGCCACTCTACCAGGTCGATGCCAAGCTGTTCCGCTAACAGACGCACGGTCGTAGTCTTTCCTATTCCTGCCGGGCCGGTCACAAGCAGTATACGCTGAGGCGTCAGACCGGGAGCACTGCGTGCCGTACCTTGTACTTGCGCAGACGATCACGGACTAGCTGGTTTGGTTTGTGGCCAGGTGGTGACGTCTCTGGGATACCGAAGACCGCTTCATGTAGCCACTGTCGAACCTTGGCGATGCGTTGTTTTCCCGGTGCGAGTTCTGACTGAGGGGGTTGTTAGTTCAGCTGTATCAAGTGTGGTCTCGGCCGTCATCCCACGCACCTCCATCGTCGGACCATAAATGTCGGTCCACATCGCTTCGCGCTTATTTGGAGCTGGAGTGTGAGCCGCACATTACAGCTTCGGACAGTTCTACACACCAGGAGCACGCCTCTTCTTGGGAGagtcatcctcgtcgctctcAATGAGCTCGAtcacgtcctcctcgtccgtagccttcgccttgcccttgcccttcccAGCTGCCTTCCCCGAGAGGACGGCAGGCGAGGACTTGGTCGTACCACGCGCAGGTaatggcggcgggggcatgCTCTTACTATCATCGTCATTGTTCTTTGGCCTCGCCGGTACGGGCTTGGCGACCGGCGCAAAGTTCAGTGTTGGTTGGAACTGGGTGTCAGTCAGGTTGGACGGAGCAATGACGTACCGAGCTCAGCGGCTTGGTAGCTGCCTTtttgcgcgccggcgagcccgaactcgagcttgagctcgagtTGCTTCTCGTTGAAGCCTTGCGCGCTGCCTTGGGTGCAGGCATTGCGTTGGCTTGGGTGAGAGGAGCTCGGACGATGGTGGGTTGGAGGAAGGTGAGAATCGAGTGAGAGCCAAAACAAAGGTTGGTTGTGGTGACCGGATTAGGCGGAGCCAAATAAGTCGGTCGCGCTGACATTGACAACTCGCGGCCACCACGTCACAGAGACACgcgatcgtcgtcgccgccgctcactcCCTCGATACACTTTCACTTCACACCTTTCAACAAACGGCCAACTGGCAACCAGCGCGAGTACAGCAACGCGCGACACCTAGACCGCACGCTAGGTCTGAAGCGGGACAAGCCCATCTCTTTCTCCCGAGCCCTCAAGACTCCCCTCCTCCACTAGGACGAGCTCAAAATGGTAGGTCAGTCGCGATGAGAGAGGCCTAACACCGCAGTCCGCCCTCTTCCACTTCCAgtccctcctcctcgtcttccttctCCTCATCTGCACGTGCACGTACATCCGCGGCGTTGCTCCAGGACTAGTCGACCGCAACAAGGACGGGTGAGTATCTGCTTTGCGGAGTGGACTCCCAGCTGACGCTCCAGCTTTCTCGGTCTCTTCTGGAAGTGTGCCAGAATAGGAGAGCGACTCTCGCCATACGTGTCATTGTCGTGTATTATCATGGCGGGCGTCAAGATGGTCGGCACGAAGTAACGGACATGTATAATTATCTGCGCCACGGCACGCGCAACGGAGCTGGGATCCCAGGGGTGTCGGCGGGTCGCTGGGCCTCCTCTAGGCGGTTGAAACGCTGAATGAGCATCTAAGGTCGCCGGTGCAGTACGGCACTAACTGACTTGCTAAAGATCTCAACAGCATGAGCCAAACCCCCATCTCCACACATAAGACGCGACAACCAAGGGGTGTGAGTTTGAAGCTCTATATCTATGACAACCCTGCCATGGTGGACGAGCAAGGAAGCCAACAAAGCATCGCGCGTCATGCTCGGGGCCTGCTTCTTTGTGTTACTGTCCGGATACCACAGGACAAGGCGCGTGGTCACCGTTGTCATCCGAGGACCATAGCGGGGGCCGTCGAGGCGTGCACTTCAAGATCCACGCTTCCGTCTCAACAAAGCGAGGCAACTGCTGGCAAGGCCATTGTTCACTGGCACCATAGGGGTACAAGTCATCCAGCTCTCGGGACAAGGGGCACTGTCTGCCGCTATACACGTCGTCTCTGTTGTTGCGGCCGCCACCAGCTGGATAGTGACAGAAGCAATAGAAACTTTATTAGAAAAGCTGAATCACTTTTTGTAATGACTCCCACGTGTCGCATTATCAATGACTATTTTCCATTGCATTTAATCCCACTTGAAAGTGACGCCAGGCGGGCCGACTGCCGGCCAAGTTGCAACAGGCAGCGCTGCACTCCATCGTTGTCGATCATTTCTCTTGTTGCCATTCTTGTTTGCTTCATCGTGGTAAACCATTCACAAGATGGTGGCCacctccagctcgtcgacgtcgacactcggcgccgacattgccgaGGCTGCAACAGCCATAACCGCATGGCAGAGCGGCGACAGCAAGCCAGTGTAAGCGACCGACACACACGAGCAAGACTGAACAATAAACAGtgtcgcgctcctcgcccgccaggTCGCCGCGAGCCTCGCACAGCCCACCGCCGAAGCCTCCCTCGTCAACACGATCACGCAGGTCTTCAAGTCGGAGATCCCCGCCGAGCAGGTTGTTGAAGCGTTTGCTGCGGCTGTCGACTCGTTTCCTGCCGACACAAAAGACGACTCTGTCTCAACCTTCAGCTTGGCCCTACTCGATGTCGTTGATGCCGTCAAGCAGATCAAGGAGGACACGGATGACCTCTCGAAGGATGAGGGCACGCCCACGTTCTCTGAGGACAAGGTTatcgacattgtcaaggGCTTGATGGTGAGCACCACCGGCGATCTTGTCTGACAACCAGGCGCGCTTGTCGATAGACCCACAGGCTGTCAACCTCGTTCTCTCACCATCGCTTCTCGTCCCCCTTGGCCTGCATCCCATGCCACGGCAGCAGGAGGTGTTCCGGCGCACTATAATCAAACTCTCCACTTCGATCTTCTACAAGCAGCAGACGTCGAACCTCTTGCGAGAGTCCTCGGAAGGCTTCTCGAGGCTTATTGTTCTCCTGACGAGCACCGAAGTCCTCCGCCCACAGCCAGAACTGGAGACCGATGAACAGAGGAGAACAAGAGCACAAAACGTCTGGTCCCAAGTCACGCTCATTGTCGCCCACTTTGGCATCGCACCGCCCCGTGTTATCGACCTCATCTTGGAGATTGCTTGTCTCAACCTCACCTCACATTGGCGCTTCttcctcgagcttctcgagaAGTCGCAGTGGGGTCCTCCCGGGGCCTCTGCGTCGCTCAAGCCCGGCTCAACGCCTCCTCTGGACTCCACCGAGTCCCAGCTCGATGCAATCCGACATTCGCTGGACGTCAACCCTGCCACCCAGGACCGCCGGGCCATCGCCGAGGTGCTCTCTTTCAGGTTTGGGTTCTACCAGGTTTGTTCAGCATCACCTTGATTCATCTAAAATGTGCAGCGCCCAGAAAGCAAAGAAGATACGCCAGATGCGCTCATCCTCCTGACAGCCATCCTCATCAAGCATGGCTTCGTCGAGTTTGTCAACATATTCCCAAGGGTAGGTGGTCCAatgccggcggcagcctcgtgCTGACACTCCCAGTTGAGTCCCAACGACGATGAAATGGATGCGATCCATCAGAAGTACCTCCGTGTCAGCCGGGATAAGAGCGGCCCCGCCAATTCCCTCAGCAACTCGGTCCTCGGCGAGTCTAAGCCTGTATctgtggaggaggaggagccggTAGAACTCCAAAAGCCTCCACAGGAGCAGCGAATCAAGCTTCTTCAGTCTCTACTCTCTATCGGCGAGACGGAGGCctcactgctgctgctatcCAAGTATCCGTGGACCGTGTACGCCTACCCCTTAATCGCATCGACCCTCCTCCGCAACATCAACTACAGCGTTGACGGTCTCTTTCGCGAAACAATACCTCGGCCATCATACACACCCGTACCACCGCTGGAGCGATCAGTAGTGGAAACCATCGAGTCACCAGAACCGCCGGCAACCTTGAGGACCGAGTTTGTCTTCTTCCAGCCCGACTGGGCTGCTGGCCTTGAGACCTGGACGACAATAGAAGAGATTTCGACCAAGGGGCAGCGATGGCTGGCGTTGTTAGCAGGACTTGGAGGGCGTAGCGCCGACATCATGAGCAAGATCTGCAGGATTGTGGCGGCACACTTCACTGCGTTGAGGAAAGCCAAGGTGGCCCTTATCGAGCCCGGCACTCCATTCGATGCCAGCCTGACAGAGGTGAGATCCGGTAGTGGTAGTGCTTGCTGACGTCTTAGCCCACTGCATCCGAGATGAAGCCTtggctcgacctcctccgcaACACCCTTCTCCCCGCTCTCACAGTCGCAGACCCAGCATCGGGTTCGTTTGCGCATGAGGTCTGGAACATTCTTGTCTTCTTACCAATGACCGTCCGCTACGGCCTCTACGGTGAATGGCGTGATTCCACCTGCAATACCGGGGCCAGGGCAAGCCTGGCTCCAGCGGCCAACGCGACCAAGAAGGCAACAACATCGATCAAGCAGACCCTTGGTCGTGTtacctcctcatcgtcacAGCCTACGCCGGGAGCGTCTGCATCTCAAGGGACAGAAAAGCAagcaccgcgcgcgctcgccaagctcggaTTCTCCAACCCCACATCGCTGTGGACCACTATCAACCAGCAGGTCATGTCTTATGGAGCCGAGGGAAATATTGGAGAGTTTGTCGTCGAGATTGGAAGGTACATCAACTTCCTCGCGAAGGATGTAGCTGTGTTCACCTGGGTCGACCAGCTATCCAGAGGTGCCGATCGGAGGAAACTTGAGAGTGAGTGCATCGCGACGTTCATTCACTGATGCGCAGATCTCGCCACCTTCATTGGACTTGTAAACCGCCGTTACAGCTTTGACCTCAAGCCGCTCCTGCAGTACATTGCGAACCGCCTCCGTCACCTGGACCCGGCAGCACTGGTTGTCCTTGAGAAACTTATGAGCGGAATGATGGGCGAAGCCATTGTCGAGAACTTCGCCATCTCACCGGAACAGCTGCAAGCCTATGCGTCTGGACCAGAGatgcagcgcgaggcgttcTACCAAACCGAGATTGTCATCTGGCCACAGATCCGCAAGGCGCTTCGttcgcgcgagctgctcaaggaTGTCAAGAAGAGCTTCCCCCTTCTGGTGGGCTCCCTGCGCGATACCAAACTAGCTGTAcccatcctcgtcggcctggccCTTCTTGCCGATAGCATTCTTGGCTCCGATTGGGACACGCCTCTGATAGCGAAGGGGCTCCAATCCGACTCTGCGCAGGACGTATTCGCCCAGTACATCGACCTCCTGGCCCGGTCATTCTCTCGTGAGGAGATTCTCAACTTGCTCCCCGACTTTGCGACGCTTCATAACGACTACCAGCTCGACCTTCAGCTGATTTGGAAGATCCTGCGGCCCAAGCTCAAAATTGCCGTGGAGGCCGCTGACGACGGCAATGCCATggcagtcgacgacgatgccagTGAATCTCACTGGTGGCCTTCGGCTCTGCAGGAAACGATTGATGAGGCTTCCGCTGGGCTTACTCCGATTGTGCGGGCATGCACCGGAACGTAAGTTCGCGCCACGCATGTTCAAGCTAACTTCTGCAGACCGTTCTATGTCCGATACAACAGCCTCGCGGCGTCAGACATTGGCGTGTCCACGGCTTCGTACAGCGAAGCCCACGCCCAACTGACCAAGTTCATCGGCGAACTCGAAAAGTCCAAGGAGAAGGGTTCGGATGTTCGCAACGAGATCGCGAGGTTGCGTGCACGCCGTGACCAGTTGCAAGCAGAATTGAAGAGCCAGGAGGCACACGTCAAGGCTGTCCGCGAGCGTTTGCAGACAGAGAGTGCAAAATGGTTCGATCGCGCGGGTGAGCGCCAAGGGTTACTGGTcagccagctgctcgaggttTGCTTCTACCCGCGCGCTGTACAGAGCCCTGCAGATGCCCTGTTCGTAGCCAAGTTCATCCGACTTGCGCACTCTCTTGGAACTCCAAACTTCCCCACTGTGTTGATCTACAATGGCGTAAGTCTGGCTTGGCACCAAGTGGCCATGGGCTGACAATTTAGTTCTTCGCAGCTCAACTCGGACCAAAGATTGCCGAGTGCACGGAGAGTGAGGCGAGGAACCTCGGCAGAACTCTCTCTCTCATCCTGGCGGACCTCAACCCCTGGCACCAGAGTGAGGCTGTGTACCAGAAGGAGGCCCTTGGCGT
This window encodes:
- the tho2 gene encoding THO complex subunit 2 produces the protein MVATSSSSTSTLGADIAEAATAITAWQSGDSKPVVALLARQVAASLAQPTAEASLVNTITQVFKSEIPAEQVVEAFAAAVDSFPADTKDDSVSTFSLALLDVVDAVKQIKEDTDDLSKDEGTPTFSEDKVIDIVKGLMARLSIDPQAVNLVLSPSLLVPLGLHPMPRQQEVFRRTIIKLSTSIFYKQQTSNLLRESSEGFSRLIVLLTSTEVLRPQPELETDEQRRTRAQNVWSQVTLIVAHFGIAPPRVIDLILEIACLNLTSHWRFFLELLEKSQWGPPGASASLKPGSTPPLDSTESQLDAIRHSLDVNPATQDRRAIAEVLSFRFGFYQRPESKEDTPDALILLTAILIKHGFVEFVNIFPRLSPNDDEMDAIHQKYLRVSRDKSGPANSLSNSVLGESKPVSVEEEEPVELQKPPQEQRIKLLQSLLSIGETEASLLLLSKYPWTVYAYPLIASTLLRNINYSVDGLFRETIPRPSYTPVPPLERSVVETIESPEPPATLRTEFVFFQPDWAAGLETWTTIEEISTKGQRWLALLAGLGGRSADIMSKICRIVAAHFTALRKAKVALIEPGTPFDASLTEPTASEMKPWLDLLRNTLLPALTVADPASGSFAHEVWNILVFLPMTVRYGLYGEWRDSTCNTGARASLAPAANATKKATTSIKQTLGRVTSSSSQPTPGASASQGTEKQAPRALAKLGFSNPTSLWTTINQQVMSYGAEGNIGEFVVEIGRYINFLAKDVAVFTWVDQLSRGADRRKLENLATFIGLVNRRYSFDLKPLLQYIANRLRHLDPAALVVLEKLMSGMMGEAIVENFAISPEQLQAYASGPEMQREAFYQTEIVIWPQIRKALRSRELLKDVKKSFPLLVGSLRDTKLAVPILVGLALLADSILGSDWDTPLIAKGLQSDSAQDVFAQYIDLLARSFSREEILNLLPDFATLHNDYQLDLQLIWKILRPKLKIAVEAADDGNAMAVDDDASESHWWPSALQETIDEASAGLTPIVRACTGTPFYVRYNSLAASDIGVSTASYSEAHAQLTKFIGELEKSKEKGSDVRNEIARLRARRDQLQAELKSQEAHVKAVRERLQTESAKWFDRAGERQGLLVSQLLEVCFYPRAVQSPADALFVAKFIRLAHSLGTPNFPTVLIYNGFFAAQLGPKIAECTESEARNLGRTLSLILADLNPWHQSEAVYQKEALGVPPTKKGADDSAVEGEAKEPLPGIFFRRKPTEPKAPMAWATFRTLYSKCHNNLCQALVANWEKGSSRNATIVALAVLNQFPIMTTNADQMRKAVKALIDNPATKPENRAPFTSYLNQLEARNKKQLFVSPRDFGAIVAKAPVKPAATEPATARPAATAPPTEATAPGAGTTTAPAEPPAATAAPTSSSDAKALRAKLEQNRNTRAAANAAKEAKTAPASPAHQPSQSEKPSQPDTHAGLPKKPETAPARMGPPPELSVDEARAQARLRKFGAMTESAAPPTGPRREGSRSSTPRRSPPPTARGARSGTDDSRRTTVTETDAATTAPTIGAGMTDDLMTVMADATTPATAVTKGVTTGVTIAATTTEMGATRGMGATAVEARDEMSLGTTAVEMTVATTAVEMTVATTAVEMSHPATSLGAMIALAATSGPGTTEVAMTVGPMTVQRTPKRVEGKDSPAARRPDGKETPPASKAEPPREAPRAVATAHRRTDPETARGLRRIALKATGPQSSPVIAKTANQRTNPVTVVEHLLSLAIVVSEAARIDETVKRPATRGAMMAVKRATRATAVTMEGTGLPESVVGRSRVQQPQQQQPANDANTRGPAPDRQQERSRQQPAQSEQRQSASGTPGASAPRGQAQPAAPQSLAARMGLTTTPTTSPGPPDNSNSRDQKKRSLDDGPSSREDSPGVKRSRRSGGRRSEGGGGSAGGRLLAGAMRAASGSNQ
- the Rad17 gene encoding Cell cycle checkpoint protein RAD17, encoding MPAPKAARKASTRSNSSSSSSSGSPARKKAATKPLSSFQPTLNFAPVAKPVPARPKNNDDDSKSMPPPPLPARGTTKSSPAVLSGKAAGKGKGKAKATDEEDVIELIESDEDDSPKKRRAPAPNKREAMWTDIYGPTMESELAPGKQRIAKVRQWLHEAVFGIPETSPPGHKPNQLVRDRLRKYKRILLVTGPAGIGKTTTVRLLAEQLGIDLVEWHEGVEERSFGSSPFDHESQIAKLVSFISRHAYPTLDLSAAGSSQAATRRPRAMLMTSLPNLGHLPTREAFHATLLSLCQTFNSSSCPLIIVHSDSGSGGRAEESWMDRERGGRESSADVVGNDVKLGPWCAEVDFLLLAPTFVTKALNRVLGLAISDAAKRPSPGAVQLIAQSSNGDLRSSINSLQVLCTGRSLKNAKKSKTNGDGKPAKATGRGSRGGKGAKIDVSEEIRAALDAVTRREQSLNLFHALGKVFYNKRLGDPKADQEDAEELDVIRKLPPDDPLPEHLEDYERSKSMVQMESFAGTIPIDASTFALWIHSNIPSFCGEVDELSDILDSFCTADVMRTDDDIWQSSPQAIAYALHLTVRGSLMGLPSPVIRANQKVTKPQFFDSYRLERSNASLLEVARGHFAKKAVASSVDWADGLVHDENAVPWGGLMSKDILARELVPMAVKVQTLSKRPLLPASVQPLVLPPFSNAPVRGGVELREEDQVGDNDPLDVEMAGEDGLGAPEASHWDTDTDAKDKEELGWLEDDDIEDWD